In Nicotiana tabacum cultivar K326 chromosome 17, ASM71507v2, whole genome shotgun sequence, one DNA window encodes the following:
- the LOC142171761 gene encoding uncharacterized protein LOC142171761, producing the protein MGAENDSFILLEFRGFSMVQSGPRVTHLSYADDVVIFSSGGKRALKLVMHQLQNYENCSRQLINTGKSCYLVDPKASNITIQLIKEVTGYRHANFTITYLGCQLYVGRKRISHFSEIVSKLVKRTTG; encoded by the exons ATGGGGGCAGAAAATGATTCTTTCATTCTACTAGAG TTCAGGGGCTTTAGCATGGTGCAAAGTGGTCCACGGGTTACTCATCTTTCATATGCAGATGATGTAGTAATTTTCTCTTCTGGTGGCAAGAGGGCATTGAAACTAGTCATGCATCAGTTACAAAATTATGAGAACTGCTCCAGGCAACTAATCAATACAGGAAAGAGTTGCTATCTGGTGGATCCTAAAGCATCCAACATTACCATCCAACTGATTAAAGAGGTTACTGGCTACAGGCATGCTAACTTCACTATAACATATCTGGGATGCCAATTATATGTAGGAAGAAAGAGAATATCGCATTTCAGTGAGATAGTATCTAAACTTGTGAAGAGGACCACTGGTTAG